The Pseudochaenichthys georgianus chromosome 8, fPseGeo1.2, whole genome shotgun sequence genome has a segment encoding these proteins:
- the bri3 gene encoding membrane protein BRI3, giving the protein MVDSKPLLQDRPPSYNTVPGAYEYAPPQSSYGAIPPPAPPPYQYPAGQGYPSAQMGPAIAQQPYPASYPASYTIIQPSVVVVGGCPACRVGVLEDDFTCLGILCAIFFFPLGLLFCFALRQRRCPNCGATFG; this is encoded by the exons ATGGTGGACAGCAAACCTCTTCTTCAGGACAGACCCCCCTCCTACAACACCGTCCCAGGGGCTTACGAGTATGCCCCTCCGCAGAGCAGCTATGGGGCTATCCCGCCGCCGGCCCCGCCGCCCTACCAGTACCCCGCCGGACAAG GATACCCATCAGCCCAAATGGGCCCTGCCATAGCCCAGCAGCCCTACCCCGCGTCCTACCCCGCGTCCTACACCATCATACAGCCGTCTGTGGTGGTGGTGGGAGGCTGCCCCGCCTGCAg AGTGGGGGTCCTGGAGGATGACTTCACCTGCCTGGGGATCCTGTGTGCCATCTTCTTCTTCCCCCTGGGTCTCCTCTTCTGCTTTGCACTGCGTCAGAGAAGGTGTCCCAACTGTGGCGCCACCTTTGGTTAG